From Stenotrophomonas nitritireducens, the proteins below share one genomic window:
- a CDS encoding MBL fold metallo-hydrolase, translating into MDRRNASQMVSAGVLALAAALTGCGRQASADGSEASAPSTTVTPTAGAAESVQQPLQVAVFNPGQSGIFAVSSELLTGAHDAVLVDAQFSTADAAKLVEMIKASGKKLTTIYISHGDPDFYFGLETLHAAFPDAQILATPQTIAHIQASKDDKLKIWGPQLGANAPRELLVPSPLQGDTLQLEGQALKVIGLSGASPERTALWVPSIRTVMGGVLVDAGSHVFMADTQTPQSHQAWLAALQQIKDLAPARVIPGHYADGAAQDLDAVDFTAGYIRAFDEESAKAKDSTALIAAMQQRYPGLQGEASLQLSAKVAKGEMPWK; encoded by the coding sequence ATGGACAGAAGAAATGCGAGTCAGATGGTGTCGGCAGGTGTTCTGGCGCTGGCGGCAGCATTGACAGGGTGTGGAAGGCAGGCCTCGGCGGATGGCAGCGAAGCGTCAGCTCCTTCGACGACGGTGACTCCCACCGCAGGTGCAGCTGAAAGTGTGCAGCAGCCCCTGCAGGTGGCTGTATTCAACCCCGGCCAGAGCGGCATTTTCGCGGTGTCCTCCGAGTTGCTGACTGGTGCGCACGATGCCGTTCTGGTCGATGCGCAGTTCTCCACTGCCGATGCGGCCAAGCTGGTGGAGATGATCAAGGCCTCCGGCAAGAAGCTGACCACGATCTACATCAGCCATGGCGATCCGGATTTCTATTTTGGGCTGGAGACGTTGCACGCGGCGTTCCCCGATGCACAGATTCTGGCTACGCCGCAGACCATCGCGCATATCCAGGCCAGCAAGGATGACAAACTCAAAATCTGGGGGCCGCAGCTGGGCGCCAATGCGCCCAGGGAGCTGCTGGTGCCGTCGCCGCTGCAGGGCGACACACTGCAACTGGAAGGGCAGGCGCTGAAGGTCATCGGTCTGAGCGGTGCCAGCCCCGAACGTACCGCGCTGTGGGTACCCTCGATCAGGACGGTGATGGGCGGGGTGCTGGTGGACGCCGGCTCGCATGTGTTCATGGCCGATACGCAGACGCCGCAATCGCATCAGGCCTGGCTGGCGGCCCTGCAGCAGATCAAGGATCTTGCTCCGGCGCGGGTGATTCCCGGCCATTACGCCGATGGCGCGGCGCAGGATCTGGACGCGGTGGATTTCACCGCCGGTTACATCCGCGCCTTCGATGAGGAAAGCGCCAAAGCCAAGGATTCGACGGCCTTGATCGCCGCCATGCAGCAGCGCTACCCGGGTTTGCAAGGGGAGGCGTCATTACAGCTCAGTGCGAAGGTGGCCAAGGGCGAAATGCCCTGGAAGTAG